A single Antechinus flavipes isolate AdamAnt ecotype Samford, QLD, Australia chromosome 5, AdamAnt_v2, whole genome shotgun sequence DNA region contains:
- the NACA gene encoding nascent polypeptide-associated complex subunit alpha isoform X11 produces MPGEATETVPATEQELPQPQAETAMPPVSFSTATAQPGPVPPLPSPSLSSFSPIPQPLCPLTTPDQPSSFSLPSAPGLTTGTSWPPVAPFSQTSPLATLPLGIGSPQASATYSLPPSSPIVTPAFLPDLIGPPISPAALALASPMISPALKGAPSSAPLSLVALAPSSPQKNLDASPSPVSPTTPASLLTPTNPRINPIPKVTSSSVTVTSRESTEPKGTYTPSDIGISLPPHLGTPLHSESNTVLQTAPTLPISDQASPMTAPSPTTKTPKAPSTTFTPFVGPPLSHAEQIVSLGCGASDQIDSDNFLKPKSPAPITIPLGTSSQGLSNSSKTLGSPVTLFPKDPLVSPAVASSPIGSPFSLLMPPVQKDPSSISIAPNLSSGPTFGAISPVVPSAYPLSPPVLSLGPKASPLESPALKGTAPVLTTTQVAMPSPPTITATIPISLEGGKYPLSSSFIPSDSADPKAKRDHAALPTALPLSPIVPKDPSVVQIAAPSLKTLKNFKDSQIVPMSPLEVSTPVQIDSLAKKVPVTLPLTHVAPKSPSTYSLKSSPDSPSQETTLAKKDLMGSPFPAAVPSLTVLSAPTSSADSSTLKVSSTPKVSLAKVDLSVPSPLASPLQVSDGPPGSFNLLLKGSSTIPTVPSPQGLLSSSAQMDSPTKKNPATPFTLSSAASKGPTSPECSHIPSAVAVSPLGASVTPQTPELLPDKSSAAVPSSLTLVSVIPQSAPVPSVLPATTISVSPGVATSPLVATATPNRSPTKKDSISPLASDLTSAVPSLKGSPISSPVTSPHKGGPMPSTNQFPTTPPTTKSLSSQTTPIVPPPTPEGAPIIPLAIMPSSPKKAPATSPPMLPATALPTSAPSCPKATTITPTISLASEGTPLLYPTALPSKEAPVPLSLPSEASKENPTAPLVIPFPSSKEITTPLVNTCPLEVTVSPQAPKESPAKKGSATSSVPPEDASTPQDASPSPKVTSDSSPVATSPLEATVPPQAPKESPTKKGSAPSPAAAKGAPTPQAASPSPKVTSDSSSGATSPLEATVSPQTPKGSPAKKDSTTSPVPPKGAPTPQAASPSPKVISDSSPVATSPLEATVSPQTPKGSPAKKGSTTSSVPPEDASTPQAASPSPKVTSDSSPVATSPLEATLSPQTPKGSPAKKGSAPSPAAAKGAPTPQAASPSSKVTSDSSSGATSPLEATVSPQTPKGSPAKKGSAPPPAATKGTPTPQAASPSPKVTSDSSSGATSPLEATVSPQAPKGSPAKKGSAPSPAAAKGAPTPQAASPSPKVTSDSSSGATSPLEATVSPQAPKGSPAKKGSATSPVPPKGAPIPQAAPPSPKVSSDSSSVATSPLEATVSPQAPKGSAKKGSATSPAAAKGAPTPQAASPSPKVISDSSSGATSPLEATVSPQAPKGSPAKKGSATSPAAAKGAPTSQVSTSLSPKGATLSPQASKKSLPKKNSAALPDLAHKGASTLSDRIPLPKDGLVAPSPKSTSSIVTPKETTNHTSEMVSSLEASVSPQASKGSPIKKGSAAPTAPKSTPKVPLAKKGDATSPLRTPISPEASPASSTKVGIAGAPLGPKDVSPQASKGLSVAEKREGPAPSSKDLIAPIPAQSSPLVAAASESNLKAQSASLSPAPIPPVSLLLVPSPAPPPLLPKQQPLLPSSPGLVPEAPCKPQAPADEDELPPLIPPESPSGGLPFQPVLVDMPTPKPTGVPAPIPPVKQPVLKNNKGSGTESDSDESVPELEEQDSTQATTQQAQLAAAAEIDEEPVSKAKQSRSEKKARKAMSKLGLRQVTGVTRVTIRKSKNILFVITKPDVYKSPASDTYIVFGEAKIEDLSQQAQLAAAEKFKVQGEAVSNIQENTQTPTVQEESEEEEVDETGVEVKDIELVMSQANVSRAKAVRALKNNSNDIVNAIMELTM; encoded by the exons cTATGCCCCCTGTGTCTTTTAGCACTGCTACGGCACAGCCTGGACctgttcctccccttccctctccttccctctcttctttctctcccattcCCCAGCCTCTTTGTCCTTTGACCACACCTGACCAaccttcctcattctctcttccctcaGCTCCTGGTTTAACCACAGGAACCTCTTGGCCTCCTGTAGCACCCTTTTCCCAGACATCCCCTTTGGCTACCCTGCCTTTAGGCATTGGTTCTCCTCAAGCTTCAGCCACTTATTCCTTGCCACCATCTTCTCCCATTGTCACACCAGCCTTTCTCCCAGATCTAATAGGACCTCCCATCTCCCCAGCTGCCCTGGCTCTGGCTTCCCCTATGATTTCTCCAGCTCTGAAAGGTGCCCCTTCTTCAGCTCCTTTGTCTCTAGTGGCCCTTGCCCCTTCTTCTCCTCAAAAGAATCTGGATGCTTCACCCAGTCCAGTGAGCCCAACTACACCTGCTTCTCTGCTTACTCCTACTAATCCCAGAATTAATCCAATCCCAAAAGTGACTTCCAGCTCTGTCACAGTTACCTCTCGGGAATCCACTGAACCAAAAGGCACTTACACCCCTTCAGATATAggcatttctttgccaccacatcTTGGAACTCCTCTACACTCTGAGTCAAACACTGTTCTCCAAACAGCCCCTACTTTACCCATTTCAGACCAGGCCTCTCCCATGACTGCCCCTTCTCCAACAACTAAGACTCCAAAAGCTCCCTCTACTACTTTCACTCCATTTGTGGGCCCTCCTCTTTCACATGCAGAGCAGATTGTTTCTCTCGGCTGTGGAGCTTCAGATCAAATAGACTCTGACAATTTCTTAAAACCTAAAAGCCCTGCCCCAATCACCATTCCTCTAGGCACCTCTTCCCAGGGACTGTCAAACTCCTCTAAAACTCTAGGATCTCCTGTCACTCTGTTTCCAAAAGATCCTCTAGTTTCTCCTGCTGTGGCCAGTTCACCTATAGGGAGCCCATTTTCCTTACTGATGCCACCTGTTCAGAAAGATCCCTCTTCCATAAGCATAGCCCCTAACCTGTCTTCTGGCCCAACATTTGGGGCCATTTCTCCAGTAGTTCCTTCTGCTTATCCCTTGTCTCCACCTGTTCTGTCTTTAGGACCCAAAGCTTCTCCCCTTGAGAGTCCAGCTCTAAAAGGAACTGCTCCAGTTTTAACAACCACACAAGTTGCTATGCCATCTCCCCCTACTATAACTGCTACTATACCCATTTCGTTGGAGGGAGGCAAATATCCATTAAGTAGCTCTTTTATTCCTTCAGATTCAGCTGATCCCAAGGCTAAGAGGGATCATGCTGCTCTCCCCACAGCCTTACCTCTGTCCCCTATAGTTCCCAAAGATCCTTCTGTTGTCCAGATTGCAGCCCCTTCTCTTAAGActctgaaaaattttaaagattccCAAATTGTCCCCATGTCTCCTCTTGAAGTCTCTACTCCAGTGCAGATAGATTCTCTAGCCAAGAAAGTACCTGTTACATTACCTTTGACCCATGTGGCTCCCAAAAGTCCCTCAACTTATTCTTTGAAATCCTCACCAGATTCTCCATCTCAGGAAACCACCCTAGCAAAAAAAGATCTCATGGGATCCCCTTTTCCTGCTGCAGTCCCCTCTCTGACAGTACTAAGTGCTCCAACTTCAAGCGCAGACAGTTCTACTCTAAAGGTCTCTAGCACTCCAAAAGTCTCTTTAGCCAAAGTTGATCTTTCTGTTCCCTCTCCTTTAGCATCTCCTCTTCAAGTCTCTGATGGTCCTCCCGGCTCTTTTAACCTACTTCTCAAAGGTTCTTCCACCATCCCAACTGTCCCTTCTCCTCAGGGGCTTCTTTCCTCTTCAGCTCAGATGGACTCTCCAACAAAGAAAAATCCTGCAACTCCATTCACTCTTTCTTCTGCAGCTTCAAAAGGTCCTACATCTCCTGAGTGTTCCCATATTCCCTCAGCTGTAGCTGTTTCTCCTTTGGGGGCCTCAGTTACTCCTCAGACTCCAGAGTTGCTCCCAGATAAGAGCTCTGCTGCAGTTCCTTCTTCCTTAACTCTAGTTTCTGTTATTCCCCAAAGTGCACCAGTTCCATCTGTTTTACCAGCTACTACAATTTCTGTTTCCCCGGGAGTAGCAACTTCTCCTTTAGTGGCCACTGCCACTCCTAATAGATCCCCAACTAAAAAAGACTCTATTTCCCCCCTTGCCTCTGACCTGACTTCAGCTGTTCCATCTCTAAAAGGGTCACCTATATCCTCACCTGTGACTTCACCCCACAAAGGGGGCCCTATGCCATCCACTAACCAGTTTCCCACTACCCCACCAACTACAAAGTCACTATCCTCCCAAACTACACCAATTGTGCCACCTCCAACTCCAGAAGGGGCTCCCATTATCCCATTAGCCATAATGCCATCATCCCCCAAAAAGGCTCCCGCTACTTCACCACCTATGCTTCCAGCCACTGCTCTACCCACTTCAGCTCCATCATGCCCCAAAGCAACCACTATTACACCAACTATATCTCTAGCCTCTGAAGGTACCCCCCTGCTCTATCCCACTGCTCTACCTTCTAAAGAGGCCCCAGTTCCACTATCTCTGCCTTCTGAGGCTTCCAAAGAGAACCCCACTGCTCCACTTGTTATTCCTTTTCCATCCTCCAAAGAAATTACTACCCCACTTGTAAATACCTGTCCATTGGAGGTTACTGTTTCTCCTCAGGCTCCTAAAGAGTCCCCAGCCAAGAAGGGTTCTGCTACTTCCTCTGTACCTCCTGAAGATGCTTCCACTCCCCAAGATGCTTCTCCATCTCCCAAAGTTACTTCTGATTCTTCACCTGTAGCCACCTCTCCATTGGAGGCCACTGTCCCTCCTCAGGCTCCTAAAGAGTCCCCAACCAAGAAGGGTTCTGCTCCTTCTCCTGCAGCAGCTAAAG GTGCCCCCACTCCCCAAGCTGCTTCTCCATCTCCCAAAGTTACTTCTGATTCTTCATCTGGAGCAACTTCTCCATTGGAGGCCACTGTCTCTCCTCAGACTCCTAAAGGGTCCCCAGCCAAGAAGGATTCTACTACTTCTCCTGTACCTCCTAAAGGTGCCCCCACTCCCCAAGCTGCTTCTCCATCTCCCAAAGTTATTTCTGATTCCTCTCCTGTAGCCACTTCTCCTTTGGAGGCCACTGTCTCTCCTCAGACTCCTAAAGGGTCCCCAGCCAAGAAGGGTTCTACTACTTCCTCTGTACCTCCTGAAGATGCTTCCACTCCCCAAGCTGCTTCTCCATCTCCCAAAGTTACTTCTGATTCCTCTCCTGTAGCCACTTCTCCTTTGGAGGCCACTCTCTCTCCTCAGACTCCTAAAGGGTCCCCAGCCAAGAAGGGTTCTGCTCCTTCTCCTGCAGCAGCTAAAGGTGCCCCCACTCCCCAAGCTGCTTCTCCATCTTCCAAAGTTACTTCTGATTCTTCATCTGGAGCAACCTCTCCATTGGAAGCCACTGTCTCTCCTCAGACTCCTAAAGGGTCCCCAGCCAAGAAGGGTTCTGCTCCTCCTCCTGCAGCCACTAAAGGTACCCCCACTCCCCAAGCTGCTTCTCCATCTCCCAAAGTTACTTCTGATTCTTCATCTGGAGCAACCTCTCCATTGGAAGCCACTGTCTCTCCTCAGGCTCCTAAAGGGTCCCCAGCCAAGAAGGGTTCTGCTCCTTCTCCTGCAGCAGCTAAAGGTGCCCCCACTCCCCAAGCTGCTTCTCCATCTCCCAAAGTTACTTCTGATTCTTCATCTGGAGCAACCTCTCCATTGGAAGCCACTGTCTCTCCTCAGGCTCCTAAAGGGTCCCCAGCCAAGAAGGGTTCTGCTACTTCTCCTGTACCTCCTAAAGGTGCCCCCATTCCCCAAGCTGCTCCTCCATCTCCCAAAGTTAGTTCTGATTCCTCTTCTGTAGCCACTTCTCCATTGGAGGCCACTGTCTCTCCTCAAGCTCCTAAAGGGTCAGCCAAGAAGGGTTCTGCTACTTCCCCTGCAGCAGCTAAAGGTGCCCCCACTCCCCAAGCTGCTTCTCCATCTCCCAAAGTTATTTCTGATTCCTCATCTGGAGCAACTTCTCCATTGGAAGCCACTGTCTCTCCTCAGGCTCCTAAAGGGTCCCCAGCCAAGAAGGGTTCTGCTACTTCCCCTGCAGCAGCTAAAGGTGCCCCCACTTCCCAAGTTTCTACTTCTCTGTCCCCCAAAGGAGCAACTCTCTCTCCTCAAGCCTCTAAAAAAAGCCTACCTAAAAAGAATTCTGCTGCTCTACCTGACTTAGCTCACAAAGGGGCTTCTACTTTGTCAGATAGGATTCCACTTCCCAAAGACGGCCTTGTTGCTCCATCTCCCAAATCAACTTCTTCCATAGTAACCCCTAAAGAGACTACTAATCACACTTCTGAAATGGTTTCATCTTTGGAAGCCAGTGTTTCTCCTCAAGCTTCTAAAGGTTCCCCAATTAAGAAAGGTTCTGCTGCCCCTACAGCTCCCAAGAGTACACCAAAAGTCCCATTAGCCAAGAAGGGTGATGCAACTTCACCCCTTAGGACTCCTATATCTCCAGAAGCATCCCCTGCTTCCTCAACTAAGGTTGGTATTGCAGGAGCCCCTCTTGGCCCAAAAGATGTTTCTCCCCAGGCTTCTAAAGGTCTCTCTGTGGCTGAAAAGAGGGAAGGTCCTGCTCCCTCTTCAAAGGATCTCATAGCACCTATCCCTGCCCAGTCTTCTCCATTAGTAGCTGCTGCATCTGAATCCAACCTTAAGGCTCAATCAGCTTCTCTCTCTCCAGCTCCCATCCCACCAGTTTCCTTGCTTCTTGTTCCCTCCCCAGCCCCTCCTCCTTTGCTCCCTAAACAGCAGCCTCTTCTGCCGTCCTCACCTGGGCTGGTGCCCGAAGCACCCTGTAAGCCCCAAGCCCCAGCTGATGAGGACGAGCTGCCGCCTCTGATCCCCCCGGAATCACCCTCAGGGGGACTGCCTTTCCAGCCGGTCCTGGTGGACATGCCCACCCCCAAACCTACTGGGGTCCCTGCCCCGATCCCTCCTGTCAAGCAGCCCGTTTTGAAGAACAACAAGG GGTCTGGAACAGAATCTGACAGTGATGAATCAGTACCAGAGCTTGAGGAACAGGATTCTACACAGGCAACCACGCAACAGGCCCAG CTGGCAGCAGCCGCTGAGATCGATGAAGAACCAGTCAGTAAAGCAAAACAGAGTCGAAGTGAAAAGAAAGCACGAAAG GCTATGTCCAAACTGGGACTTCGACAAGTGACAGGAGTTACTAGAGTCACCATTCGGAAATCTAAGAATATCCTCTTCGTAATCACAAAGCCAGATGTCTACAAGAGCCCAGCTTCAGATACCTACATAGTCTTTGGGGAAGCCAAG attGAGGATCTCTCTCAGCAGGCACAGCTAGCTGCTGCTGAAAAATTCAAAGTTCAGGGTGAAGCCGTTTCAAACATACAGGAAAATACACAAACTCCAACTGTACAagaagaaagtgaagaggaagag GTTGATGAAACAGGTGTGGAAGTTAAGGATATAGAATTGGTCATGTCCCAAGCAAATGTATCCAGAGCAAAGGCTGTCCGAGCCCTAAAGAACAACAGTAATGATATTGTAAATGCTATTATG gaATTAACGATGTAA
- the NACA gene encoding nascent polypeptide-associated complex subunit alpha isoform X16: MPGEATETVPATEQELPQPQAETAMPPVSFSTATAQPGPVPPLPSPSLSSFSPIPQPLCPLTTPDQPSSFSLPSAPGLTTGTSWPPVAPFSQTSPLATLPLGIGSPQASATYSLPPSSPIVTPAFLPDLIGPPISPAALALASPMISPALKGAPSSAPLSLVALAPSSPQKNLDASPSPVSPTTPASLLTPTNPRINPIPKVTSSSVTVTSRESTEPKGTYTPSDIGISLPPHLGTPLHSESNTVLQTAPTLPISDQASPMTAPSPTTKTPKAPSTTFTPFVGPPLSHAEQIVSLGCGASDQIDSDNFLKPKSPAPITIPLGTSSQGLSNSSKTLGSPVTLFPKDPLVSPAVASSPIGSPFSLLMPPVQKDPSSISIAPNLSSGPTFGAISPVVPSAYPLSPPVLSLGPKASPLESPALKGTAPVLTTTQVAMPSPPTITATIPISLEGGKYPLSSSFIPSDSADPKAKRDHAALPTALPLSPIVPKDPSVVQIAAPSLKTLKNFKDSQIVPMSPLEVSTPVQIDSLAKKVPVTLPLTHVAPKSPSTYSLKSSPDSPSQETTLAKKDLMGSPFPAAVPSLTVLSAPTSSADSSTLKVSSTPKVSLAKVDLSVPSPLASPLQVSDGPPGSFNLLLKGSSTIPTVPSPQGLLSSSAQMDSPTKKNPATPFTLSSAASKGPTSPECSHIPSAVAVSPLGASVTPQTPELLPDKSSAAVPSSLTLVSVIPQSAPVPSVLPATTISVSPGVATSPLVATATPNRSPTKKDSISPLASDLTSAVPSLKGSPISSPVTSPHKGGPMPSTNQFPTTPPTTKSLSSQTTPIVPPPTPEGAPIIPLAIMPSSPKKAPATSPPMLPATALPTSAPSCPKATTITPTISLASEGTPLLYPTALPSKEAPVPLSLPSEASKENPTAPLVIPFPSSKEITTPLVNTCPLEVTVSPQAPKESPAKKGSATSSVPPEDASTPQDASPSPKVTSDSSPVATSPLEATVPPQAPKESPTKKGSAPSPAAAKGAPTPQVPSPSSKVTFDSSSGATSPLETTVSPQAPKGSPTKKGSAPPAAAKGAPTPQAASPSSKVTSDSSSGATSPLEATVSPQTPKGSPAKKGSAPPPAATKGTPTPQAASPSPKVTSDSSSGATSPLEATVSPQAPKGSPAKKGSAPSPAAAKGAPTPQAASPSPKVTSDSSSGATSPLEATVSPQAPKGSPAKKGSATSPVPPKGAPIPQAAPPSPKVSSDSSSVATSPLEATVSPQAPKGSAKKGSATSPAAAKGAPTPQAASPSPKVISDSSSGATSPLEATVSPQAPKGSPAKKGSATSPAAAKGAPTSQVSTSLSPKGATLSPQASKKSLPKKNSAALPDLAHKGASTLSDRIPLPKDGLVAPSPKSTSSIVTPKETTNHTSEMVSSLEASVSPQASKGSPIKKGSAAPTAPKSTPKVPLAKKGDATSPLRTPISPEASPASSTKVGIAGAPLGPKDVSPQASKGLSVAEKREGPAPSSKDLIAPIPAQSSPLVAAASESNLKAQSASLSPAPIPPVSLLLVPSPAPPPLLPKQQPLLPSSPGLVPEAPCKPQAPADEDELPPLIPPESPSGGLPFQPVLVDMPTPKPTGVPAPIPPVKQPVLKNNKGSGTESDSDESVPELEEQDSTQATTQQAQLAAAAEIDEEPVSKAKQSRSEKKARKAMSKLGLRQVTGVTRVTIRKSKNILFVITKPDVYKSPASDTYIVFGEAKIEDLSQQAQLAAAEKFKVQGEAVSNIQENTQTPTVQEESEEEEVDETGVEVKDIELVMSQANVSRAKAVRALKNNSNDIVNAIMELTM; encoded by the exons cTATGCCCCCTGTGTCTTTTAGCACTGCTACGGCACAGCCTGGACctgttcctccccttccctctccttccctctcttctttctctcccattcCCCAGCCTCTTTGTCCTTTGACCACACCTGACCAaccttcctcattctctcttccctcaGCTCCTGGTTTAACCACAGGAACCTCTTGGCCTCCTGTAGCACCCTTTTCCCAGACATCCCCTTTGGCTACCCTGCCTTTAGGCATTGGTTCTCCTCAAGCTTCAGCCACTTATTCCTTGCCACCATCTTCTCCCATTGTCACACCAGCCTTTCTCCCAGATCTAATAGGACCTCCCATCTCCCCAGCTGCCCTGGCTCTGGCTTCCCCTATGATTTCTCCAGCTCTGAAAGGTGCCCCTTCTTCAGCTCCTTTGTCTCTAGTGGCCCTTGCCCCTTCTTCTCCTCAAAAGAATCTGGATGCTTCACCCAGTCCAGTGAGCCCAACTACACCTGCTTCTCTGCTTACTCCTACTAATCCCAGAATTAATCCAATCCCAAAAGTGACTTCCAGCTCTGTCACAGTTACCTCTCGGGAATCCACTGAACCAAAAGGCACTTACACCCCTTCAGATATAggcatttctttgccaccacatcTTGGAACTCCTCTACACTCTGAGTCAAACACTGTTCTCCAAACAGCCCCTACTTTACCCATTTCAGACCAGGCCTCTCCCATGACTGCCCCTTCTCCAACAACTAAGACTCCAAAAGCTCCCTCTACTACTTTCACTCCATTTGTGGGCCCTCCTCTTTCACATGCAGAGCAGATTGTTTCTCTCGGCTGTGGAGCTTCAGATCAAATAGACTCTGACAATTTCTTAAAACCTAAAAGCCCTGCCCCAATCACCATTCCTCTAGGCACCTCTTCCCAGGGACTGTCAAACTCCTCTAAAACTCTAGGATCTCCTGTCACTCTGTTTCCAAAAGATCCTCTAGTTTCTCCTGCTGTGGCCAGTTCACCTATAGGGAGCCCATTTTCCTTACTGATGCCACCTGTTCAGAAAGATCCCTCTTCCATAAGCATAGCCCCTAACCTGTCTTCTGGCCCAACATTTGGGGCCATTTCTCCAGTAGTTCCTTCTGCTTATCCCTTGTCTCCACCTGTTCTGTCTTTAGGACCCAAAGCTTCTCCCCTTGAGAGTCCAGCTCTAAAAGGAACTGCTCCAGTTTTAACAACCACACAAGTTGCTATGCCATCTCCCCCTACTATAACTGCTACTATACCCATTTCGTTGGAGGGAGGCAAATATCCATTAAGTAGCTCTTTTATTCCTTCAGATTCAGCTGATCCCAAGGCTAAGAGGGATCATGCTGCTCTCCCCACAGCCTTACCTCTGTCCCCTATAGTTCCCAAAGATCCTTCTGTTGTCCAGATTGCAGCCCCTTCTCTTAAGActctgaaaaattttaaagattccCAAATTGTCCCCATGTCTCCTCTTGAAGTCTCTACTCCAGTGCAGATAGATTCTCTAGCCAAGAAAGTACCTGTTACATTACCTTTGACCCATGTGGCTCCCAAAAGTCCCTCAACTTATTCTTTGAAATCCTCACCAGATTCTCCATCTCAGGAAACCACCCTAGCAAAAAAAGATCTCATGGGATCCCCTTTTCCTGCTGCAGTCCCCTCTCTGACAGTACTAAGTGCTCCAACTTCAAGCGCAGACAGTTCTACTCTAAAGGTCTCTAGCACTCCAAAAGTCTCTTTAGCCAAAGTTGATCTTTCTGTTCCCTCTCCTTTAGCATCTCCTCTTCAAGTCTCTGATGGTCCTCCCGGCTCTTTTAACCTACTTCTCAAAGGTTCTTCCACCATCCCAACTGTCCCTTCTCCTCAGGGGCTTCTTTCCTCTTCAGCTCAGATGGACTCTCCAACAAAGAAAAATCCTGCAACTCCATTCACTCTTTCTTCTGCAGCTTCAAAAGGTCCTACATCTCCTGAGTGTTCCCATATTCCCTCAGCTGTAGCTGTTTCTCCTTTGGGGGCCTCAGTTACTCCTCAGACTCCAGAGTTGCTCCCAGATAAGAGCTCTGCTGCAGTTCCTTCTTCCTTAACTCTAGTTTCTGTTATTCCCCAAAGTGCACCAGTTCCATCTGTTTTACCAGCTACTACAATTTCTGTTTCCCCGGGAGTAGCAACTTCTCCTTTAGTGGCCACTGCCACTCCTAATAGATCCCCAACTAAAAAAGACTCTATTTCCCCCCTTGCCTCTGACCTGACTTCAGCTGTTCCATCTCTAAAAGGGTCACCTATATCCTCACCTGTGACTTCACCCCACAAAGGGGGCCCTATGCCATCCACTAACCAGTTTCCCACTACCCCACCAACTACAAAGTCACTATCCTCCCAAACTACACCAATTGTGCCACCTCCAACTCCAGAAGGGGCTCCCATTATCCCATTAGCCATAATGCCATCATCCCCCAAAAAGGCTCCCGCTACTTCACCACCTATGCTTCCAGCCACTGCTCTACCCACTTCAGCTCCATCATGCCCCAAAGCAACCACTATTACACCAACTATATCTCTAGCCTCTGAAGGTACCCCCCTGCTCTATCCCACTGCTCTACCTTCTAAAGAGGCCCCAGTTCCACTATCTCTGCCTTCTGAGGCTTCCAAAGAGAACCCCACTGCTCCACTTGTTATTCCTTTTCCATCCTCCAAAGAAATTACTACCCCACTTGTAAATACCTGTCCATTGGAGGTTACTGTTTCTCCTCAGGCTCCTAAAGAGTCCCCAGCCAAGAAGGGTTCTGCTACTTCCTCTGTACCTCCTGAAGATGCTTCCACTCCCCAAGATGCTTCTCCATCTCCCAAAGTTACTTCTGATTCTTCACCTGTAGCCACCTCTCCATTGGAGGCCACTGTCCCTCCTCAGGCTCCTAAAGAGTCCCCAACCAAGAAGGGTTCTGCTCCTTCTCCTGCAGCAGCTAAAGGTGCCCCCACTCCCCAagttccttctccatcttccaAAGTTACTTTTGATTCCTCATCTGGAGCAACCTCTCCTTTGGAAACCACTGTCTCTCCCCAGGCTCCTAAAGGGTCCCCAACCAAGAAGGGTTCTGCTCCTCCTGCAGCAG CTAAAGGTGCCCCCACTCCCCAAGCTGCTTCTCCATCTTCCAAAGTTACTTCTGATTCTTCATCTGGAGCAACCTCTCCATTGGAAGCCACTGTCTCTCCTCAGACTCCTAAAGGGTCCCCAGCCAAGAAGGGTTCTGCTCCTCCTCCTGCAGCCACTAAAGGTACCCCCACTCCCCAAGCTGCTTCTCCATCTCCCAAAGTTACTTCTGATTCTTCATCTGGAGCAACCTCTCCATTGGAAGCCACTGTCTCTCCTCAGGCTCCTAAAGGGTCCCCAGCCAAGAAGGGTTCTGCTCCTTCTCCTGCAGCAGCTAAAGGTGCCCCCACTCCCCAAGCTGCTTCTCCATCTCCCAAAGTTACTTCTGATTCTTCATCTGGAGCAACCTCTCCATTGGAAGCCACTGTCTCTCCTCAGGCTCCTAAAGGGTCCCCAGCCAAGAAGGGTTCTGCTACTTCTCCTGTACCTCCTAAAGGTGCCCCCATTCCCCAAGCTGCTCCTCCATCTCCCAAAGTTAGTTCTGATTCCTCTTCTGTAGCCACTTCTCCATTGGAGGCCACTGTCTCTCCTCAAGCTCCTAAAGGGTCAGCCAAGAAGGGTTCTGCTACTTCCCCTGCAGCAGCTAAAGGTGCCCCCACTCCCCAAGCTGCTTCTCCATCTCCCAAAGTTATTTCTGATTCCTCATCTGGAGCAACTTCTCCATTGGAAGCCACTGTCTCTCCTCAGGCTCCTAAAGGGTCCCCAGCCAAGAAGGGTTCTGCTACTTCCCCTGCAGCAGCTAAAGGTGCCCCCACTTCCCAAGTTTCTACTTCTCTGTCCCCCAAAGGAGCAACTCTCTCTCCTCAAGCCTCTAAAAAAAGCCTACCTAAAAAGAATTCTGCTGCTCTACCTGACTTAGCTCACAAAGGGGCTTCTACTTTGTCAGATAGGATTCCACTTCCCAAAGACGGCCTTGTTGCTCCATCTCCCAAATCAACTTCTTCCATAGTAACCCCTAAAGAGACTACTAATCACACTTCTGAAATGGTTTCATCTTTGGAAGCCAGTGTTTCTCCTCAAGCTTCTAAAGGTTCCCCAATTAAGAAAGGTTCTGCTGCCCCTACAGCTCCCAAGAGTACACCAAAAGTCCCATTAGCCAAGAAGGGTGATGCAACTTCACCCCTTAGGACTCCTATATCTCCAGAAGCATCCCCTGCTTCCTCAACTAAGGTTGGTATTGCAGGAGCCCCTCTTGGCCCAAAAGATGTTTCTCCCCAGGCTTCTAAAGGTCTCTCTGTGGCTGAAAAGAGGGAAGGTCCTGCTCCCTCTTCAAAGGATCTCATAGCACCTATCCCTGCCCAGTCTTCTCCATTAGTAGCTGCTGCATCTGAATCCAACCTTAAGGCTCAATCAGCTTCTCTCTCTCCAGCTCCCATCCCACCAGTTTCCTTGCTTCTTGTTCCCTCCCCAGCCCCTCCTCCTTTGCTCCCTAAACAGCAGCCTCTTCTGCCGTCCTCACCTGGGCTGGTGCCCGAAGCACCCTGTAAGCCCCAAGCCCCAGCTGATGAGGACGAGCTGCCGCCTCTGATCCCCCCGGAATCACCCTCAGGGGGACTGCCTTTCCAGCCGGTCCTGGTGGACATGCCCACCCCCAAACCTACTGGGGTCCCTGCCCCGATCCCTCCTGTCAAGCAGCCCGTTTTGAAGAACAACAAGG GGTCTGGAACAGAATCTGACAGTGATGAATCAGTACCAGAGCTTGAGGAACAGGATTCTACACAGGCAACCACGCAACAGGCCCAG CTGGCAGCAGCCGCTGAGATCGATGAAGAACCAGTCAGTAAAGCAAAACAGAGTCGAAGTGAAAAGAAAGCACGAAAG GCTATGTCCAAACTGGGACTTCGACAAGTGACAGGAGTTACTAGAGTCACCATTCGGAAATCTAAGAATATCCTCTTCGTAATCACAAAGCCAGATGTCTACAAGAGCCCAGCTTCAGATACCTACATAGTCTTTGGGGAAGCCAAG attGAGGATCTCTCTCAGCAGGCACAGCTAGCTGCTGCTGAAAAATTCAAAGTTCAGGGTGAAGCCGTTTCAAACATACAGGAAAATACACAAACTCCAACTGTACAagaagaaagtgaagaggaagag GTTGATGAAACAGGTGTGGAAGTTAAGGATATAGAATTGGTCATGTCCCAAGCAAATGTATCCAGAGCAAAGGCTGTCCGAGCCCTAAAGAACAACAGTAATGATATTGTAAATGCTATTATG gaATTAACGATGTAA